The window TCTAAATTATCTTCATCCATTACTAGATTTTAATGATACATATTACTTCTTAATTTCATCTGACACAAGGTGAGGATAAATTGTACATATTACTGTATTAAATTGGTTAATGATTGAAAAGTGTTAAAAAGTTAAAGCCGATATTACAATAACATGAAGTGGCTTGGATGGTTTTTTGGTATGTGCTGCCAAAAATCTAATATGTGGTGATGATGAACATAAAGGTTAATAGTAATGAAAAAGATAAAAATGAAACTGGATTCATCTTAGTGAAAACAATGATGTATGATTTCAATTTTGAATGACAGGTACATAAATCATACTCTCAGTGGATTGATAAAAATCGTTAGCAATTAAGCACCTTTAATCATACGTACGATTCtatgtaattatatattatatattataccatTCTTTTTtttacttttcgcaaacttaaccccccacttttattaaaatacaaatcgcacccccactttatactcttattaaaatacaaatcgcacacccactttatacgtaaatttttttcccaaatttcacaaacttaaccccttaacttttattaaaatacaaatcgaacccccactttatatacctatatctaaaaggcaaaggaCAAATGAATAGTATCATTCCTTTTTCCGATTTTCGCAAATTTAACCCCCCAActgttattaaaatacaaatcgcacccccactttatactcttattaacacttttcgcaaacttaaccccccacttttattaaaatacaaatcgcacccccactttatacccttattaaaataaaaatcgcacccccactatatacgtatatttttttcccaaatttcacaaacttaaccccctaacttttattaaaatacaaatcgaaccccactttactaactttttttttttattactaatattcaattttcacaaacttaaccccctaacttttattaaaatagaaatcgaactaccactttatacatatatttttttcaaatttcacaaacttaaccccctaacttttattaaaaaacaaatcgaacccccactttactaacttttttttttaaataaaacccgaacgctaaaagaagcaactttcacaaaacaaACAACCCtttaatgttagatgtcgaaaaaaaattcttttttacaaaatagatcaagacttttttttaactcgcattcaaaacggagccccggcgctaagcgagggctccacaactagttatcttCGAAAGCTCTATTAATTTAACAATGGATGGATATTAAAGAGATTTTTTTGAGGGAACAAAGAGAGTACGTGGATATTTTGAATAGTTGGAAAGTAATTTATATAGATGGAAAGgataatttattaaaaataaatatatacccTGTACGTGAGTAAAAATAAAGAAACACTCGAAGCTCTTACGTGGAGGTACATGTCATTAGGTCACATAAGTGTGTGGGACATTTTGTGTAAAAAATTGAGTGGCCCTATCATTTCTCAATAAATAGGACTAAAAAGTTTTTGACATCATCTTAAAATTTTTGACACATTTTTTCCCTCGCTTCTAACTTTTTGACACTTATAGGTGTTAAAAAGATGTCAAGTTATTTATATGTTTTAGAgtcaaaaatattaaaaatattgaaAGCGTCAAAAAATGAACATTCATGTATTGTAGTTAATTATGTCAAGACGTTTTATTTTGTTGATTGCATGGTATGATATATGCACAATAGTTACATGGTATGATATATGCACACTAGCTACACTGTAGCTTAAATTTAAGATATTCTATAAACCAGTATTAAGCGTACAAAACTTTTGAAGTAATCATAATGGACAATTTGTTTGGTATACTACACATCTCCTAATTATCAACCCAATAAACAGTGAGACAGAATTCAGTTGTATACATTAGGACTATAACCTAATTTAGGTCATTTAAATCATTTCCTAATTAGTTATTATCATGTCAGCTATAGTTGGCTATTGGCAGTTAAATTTCACTTATTTGTGGTCCGGTCAGTGGCGAATCCCGGATGAAAACGCAATAGAGTCCCCGAAATTTTTGAAAATAAACTATAAATTTTGAAAATATATctttaaatttagtggtgttctaCACAATTTGAAATAtacattttataaaaaaaaaattacactagtGGGTCATGAAACCCCACTCCTACTACTATAAACTCGCCCCTTGGTCCGGTGCAAAATTGGTGTTTGGATGAATTTTTCACTTCCTTCTTTGATGATATTTGGTCTTGGCTTTTGCCGAAACCAAGGTCCTCTCTACTTTATTGATCATCTAGAGGCTCAAGGCTCAGAAACAATATCATTTTCAATGATTCAAGGTTTCGGAGATGCTTCATTATCGAATATATAGTTCCTAAAGTTTATAAAATAAACTACTAGACGTTGTGGTTACTAAACTATATGCGTATCTTGTAATTTCTAGCTCCGTACTAGTTTTTAGTGAATTTTTTTGTCATAAAAAAAAGTTGTATATGTTCAAAACTTATGTAATTTAACTTTTTCTAAAATAAAAAACGTTTATTTCCTGTTAATCAAACTCTAAAAAATGCATTCCCACTTTCTCAATGATAATTACGAAAATGTGAGATGCTACAATTAGTTACTATATTTAGTTATATGAGAGTAATAATTGGCTAGTATACCCTTATTAAACCCCTGTTTCCACTTTGAAGGAAAAGAGTACCATACTCGTTGCAATGTGTACAACACGGTAATGCGATAAACCAACAAAGGAAGGTTTTGGTGGGGGCCCACCATGCATTAACTTTTCTTGAAATTACCCGTAAATCGCAAATCAGAGTTTTTCGCGCCTTCCCGGTTACTTCTTTCGTGAATCAATTGTCATAATAATTTCCTCTTACTAATTCCGATTTAATTTTATTTGTTTCCCTATCTAGAACATAATTTGACTACCAGCTACTCGATTTCGAATTTTTATTCCCCGTCAAAATCGCGATTTAAAATtcaacttgttcaatgacgtcatctgTTTTCCGGTGAGTACTGCAATTTATTCTCTATCGATTAAGTTTACTTAATTTTAGGTTTAACCGTGGTTAGGTTCTCGATTTAAAGTCGCAATTGAATCGCCAAATTCGAAGTTAATGCATTAAATGTGTGTGCCTATATATCTTTATGTTCATATTTATATAGTGTATATCAGGTTTATGAATGTGGTTGTTGTTCTGTGTGTTGCAATCACTTATGATTTGTTTGTAAACTGATAGATAGTGTGTGTTTTTGGTGCGTGTGTAGTTGAAGTTTGGTGTACAGGTGTAGAGAATTGAGTTATTAAGTGATGGATTTTTCGAAGACGAAGTTGCATCAGCGGACGCGTTCATGTTATGCTAAGCTTTACACAGAGTTGAGTAAGAAATCAAGTAGTGGAAGGTCACGCCGATCACGTGAGGAGAGTGAAGGAGATGAGGTTGAAGTTAGGGTTGAACAGAATTTGGGGAAAAAGATAAAGTGTGATAACAATTTGAACAGGGGAGTATCTGTGAATAAATGTAAGAATGTGAGTCAAGATAGTTTCATTGATAAGATAGacctggatgatgatgatgatgatgatgatgatgatgatgatgatgacgacgacgacgacgacgacgatgatgatgatgatgatgatgatgatgatgatgatgttgttgttgatgttgatgaggatgatgatgatgacgatgatgatgatgacgacgacgatgatgatgatgatgataatgatgatgatgatgatgattttcaaACCAAAGGTGATGTCAAAAAGGTTTCTATATGTGGGGAAAACAAGAAAAAGTTTCAAAAAGGGCTTTCGATTTCAGATAGGGTTCGTTTGGGAGCTGATAAATCACAACGAACCAGTGATGGTTACGATGCTCATTCATATATGGGTGATAAGGATAGGAATGGTAATACTAGTGTGAGATCACATGGAGGTGGTCTCCTTGAtgaaagtgatgatgatgatgatgatgatgctgtgaTATACTTGGGTGATGATGAGTCTTGTTTGGATGATTATGATCCCTCACATAGTTCTCGTGTTGAAAGCAATGAGGTGAAGATGAGTCCAGTAAAGCTTCAAACAGATTCTGATAAGTCATCTGAAGATGAAGGTGATGATGATCCAAAAAATTCAAAGTCACCTGATAACGATTTTATTTGGACTGAGGTTTCCAGAAAAGTACTAGATGATGATAAATATGAAGAATATGATGTTGACTGTGAAGGGATGAAGAACAAGAAAGGTAAGATTTTTAAGCATGGCACTAGTAGAAAAGAACGTTGTATCGGTGAAGACAAGTGGGTAGCTACTGAGGGCAGTTCAAAGAAGCAAAAGACTGCCTTGGATGATGCTCGTGTGCAAACGACAGATACAAAGGGCACCCAAAAGACTGGTAGGAGATCAACTGAAAAGCACGAAAAAGAAATTGATGTTATAGGGATTTTAGCAGATACGTTAAGGGATGATGATGGGGATAAGCTACTTAAAAGTTATGTCAGGCCTCAAGAAGACAACCCTGTCAAAGAAATACCTGTTAAGCAAGTACAGTCGTATATATTTAAGTTTGATGATGAGGACGTTATAGAACCGGAGAAATCAGAAATCGATATTGAAATGGATGGGCTTTTCAGTGAGATGTACGAGTGTTTGCAGTTTGAAGAAATTGGTTGCTCTAGCAATTCTGCCGTAAGTATTTAATTCATTAATTAATGTAACATAGAAATTAAATGAGCTATATTTTAGCATGCATATATGATTTCGCGCTTAAAACACTGTTCTCATATTATGCAATGCACAGGTTAATCGTGGTAATGGTGACGTTAAGGTGGACGGAACTGATAAATCAACCTGTTGTCAACAAGGACAACATCATCTTACTTTCAATGAGGAGTATGGGATCATCTGTAGACGTTGTTCATATGTTGAGAAGGAAATTAAAGATATTTTACCCCCTCTGGTTAGTCTCAACTTGTTCTTACTTAAACATGTTCGATTATGTGCTGTTTTTTTTATTAAGATATTTTTGTCTGTAGAGAAGATGTGACCCAAAGCTGATAGTGTAaattgtttgtttttatgtctgcaagaTAAGTTAATGCATATTTTTTAAGTCTACAAAATATGTTAATGCATATTTTAAGTCTGCGAGTTTGCAGACAGAATAAGATATTCTTTTATCTTATGTCTTCTTCAGAAAAACAAACAATGTGCAGTAAAAACGTCGTGTGCATACATAAGACATAATAATATCTGCAGACTCAAAAACAAACGACACCTTAGTCTCAACTTGATATAGTTTTTTTTCTGCTGTCTTATATGCAGAGTAATAAGAGCCGAAAAGGAGGGCATGGCAGGCATGAATACGACCAAGACAAAACAAACAACAGGAAATTCTCTGACCTTCATCTATCTGGCTGCCATCATGATTCTAACGAAGGTAATTACGACAAAGGGACTGTTTGGGACTTGGCTCCCGGTGTTCGAGAATCAATGTATCCACATCAGCGTGACGGTTTCGAGTTCATTTGGAAGAGAGTAGGTGGAGGGATTTTTATCGATAACTTAGAAAAACGTCTTTCTACAGGTGGAAGCGGATGCATAATCTCTCATGCACCTGGAACTGGTAAAACCCGCCTCACGATTGTGTTTCTACAAGCATTTATGAAAATGTATCCAGATTCTAGACCTTTGATTATCGCTCCTCGTTCAATGCTACATACATGGGGTAAAGAATTTAAACAATGGAATTTTGATTTTCCATTTCATAACTTGAATAGCACCGAGTGTTCGGGACATGAAAATTTAGTTGCTGCAAACCTTTTAAAACAATCTGGGAAAGCAAAATCTTTACTCGGTTCACGTTTGTTAAAGTTGTATTCTTGGAAGAAAAGTTCAAGTGTTTTGGGGATTACTTATAGATTGTTCGAAAACCTCGCTGGTGAAGAAGGTAAGAGGAAAAAACCTGCAAATAACTATGAAGATGACGAGATAAAAAACGTGCTCCTTAAAGTTCCGACCGTTTTAGTACTTGACGAAGGGCATACTCCTCGTAACGATCAGAGTCTGATGTGGAAGGCGTTGTTAAATGTCAAAACGAAGCGTAACATCATTTTGTCTGGAACACCGTTTCAGAACAATTTCGACGAGCTATATAACACCTTCTGTTTGGTGAATCCTTTTTATTCGTTAGGGCTTTCGTCGTTGAGAAATGACGTTTTTACCCTCAAGCATGGACGAAAAAGTAATTCAGCAAGAGAGCAATGGGATTTGATCACGAATTCTGTCAAGAAAGATCGAAAAAAATTGGAACACCTGAAACCTTTGATTGACCCTTTTGTGCATGTACACAAAGGAACGATTCTTCAAGAAATGTTACCCGGATTAAGGGATGCTTTGGTTGTTTTAAACCCTACCGAAACACAAAAAACATTTCTTGGAAAGATTCGGGGATCAAAACAGTCATTTGAAAACAATCATTTGATGTCGTTAGTGTCTGTTCATCCTTCACTGCTTCTTCCACATCTTGATCATGGTAATAAGTATGGAAAAACGCTTGATACGTTTAAAAACGATCCTCGTTGTGGGGTCAAGACTGAATTCTTGATGGAACTTATTAAGCTTTGTGAAGCTTTAAACGACAAGGTTTTAGTTTTCAGTCAGTACATTAAAGCCACTGGAATTTATTAAGGAGCTATTAAAAACTAACTTTGATTGGATTGAAGGTAGAGAAATATTGTACATGGATGGACAACAAGATGAGAAGCATCGACAAACGTCGATTAGTATGTTAAACGGTCCTAAAAGTGAAGTTAAAGTTCTTCTTGCATCACTTAAGGCTTGTTCTGAAGGGATCAATTTGGTGGGTGCGAATCGAGTTGTGTTGCTCGATGTTCATTGGAACCCATCTGCCGAAAGACAGGCGATAAGCAGGGCGTATAGGCTCGGTCAGGAAAAAATTGTGTATGTTTATCATCTTGTTACTGGATTAATGGAAGGTGAGAAGTATATTAGGCAGGTTGAGAAGACACTACTGTCTGAATTGGTGTTTTGTTCTAACAATAAAGACGGTTCGAGTTGTAAAATTTCGACGAGTGAATCGGGTGATAGGATTTTAGAAGCAATGGTGCAACATGAGAGGCTTCAACATATGTTTGAGAAGGTGATTTACCAACCAAAAGAAGCTGATTTGGTTAACACTTTCGGGTCGATATAGTTTATGAACTGCCTAGGTACAATGCTCTACACTTATAtgcttgtttatttatttattgtttttatttCTGCTTTCAAAACCATACAGTTTATATATTATTGCTGTAGAGATAACTGGTCATATAACATGGAGTTAATTCGAGTTTTTATGTAGTTGTGCATACAGAATTCTGAAGGAGACATGATGTTGGAACTTAGGAGGATGATTGTGATTCAGAACCAGGGGAGAGATACACGTGCGATCTTACTATCTTAGTTGGTCATTTTAACTTGTTAATTAACAGATAGCTTACTGAACCTTTAATAGTTTATGGTGAGGTATATGTATTCTGATAAATCATTGTTTGATCTATTATGATGCTTAAAAATTGAAACAGAATTAACTATCACTCTGAAATTGGGGAGAGAAGCATAGGTTAAGAAATTGGGTTCGTTTTGAGTTTTGACTCTTGCTCATTTGTTGAGTAAATCTAGAAAAGGTTACGATTTGATTTTTCTAGTCATTGTTAATTATCAAATCTCTTTAAGATTAAATTGTAGTAATGCGTGGTCATCTTGTGATTATACCGGACATTCAACACACGACGTAATGAGTGTATTCTATAACCTGTTTTAGATATTAAGCTTTAATGCTTCTAAGATTAAACAATGTTTATCAATTATGGTCTTTAAGATTCTGGAACATAAGCTAAAGGGTTTAAAAGATTACATAACCTGTTTAATACATCTTAATTAAAGGTATTACTTAATGGCAGCTCCCGAATATtaggaagaaagaaaagaaaagaagagatttaAAATATCTTTATCGTTATGTCATTGAGTTTTAAGATAAGAGAGGAATTATTAAATGTATTCTTGTTCTTGAACTGGATATAAAAAGAGAGTAGTatgacatttaaaaaaaaaaaaaaaataccagaaaAGAAAAGAAACTGCTAATTGTTGTGAGAAATCATTTCTAAAAGTCAAATTTTTGGCTGCACAATTTTATAAGCCATTAAATGTACAGTTCATATTTGTAGTATAAATATGTGGGTAATGATGATGTAGTTTTTACACCATTTCTTAATACATATACTTCTTACATATACATTTACTCCATTGGTATACTTGTTTTAATCAAGTAGTCTATAGTCAAGAACCAGacaactaaaggtagttataaaactcctaaattataacacgttatcagcacgaagtgctccgtataatcaaggtttatctaagcaagcacacgtcactaatctagGTAagaaattgtctaacttttattaacttcactaacatttatatttatgttatttaagttatatatggtcggttataccgcctgaattatatttctgtaatctaacttttattaacttcactaacatttatatttatgttatttaagttatatatggtcggttataccgcctgaattatatttctgtaatctaacttttattaactttttTTTCAAAAAAAGGCGAAAAGCATTGAATTAATTGGAACGTTCTTCATCAAAACGATGAAGAAAAGGAAGTTACAAAGACGGAGTAAACACTCGGTCTAACCAAAAGCATACAAATGAAAGAAAAGTTAAAAACAAAGTAACGACGGGTTGTTTTCCCAAACGTAGAATTGTGACCCGTTGCAAAGCTTTAAATTTGAAGCCCAAAGGAAGGTCTTGAGTTTGATGTTGCGAACCAAAACCGAACGACACATAAATTTCCGATTGAAAATAAAGTCGTTTCTAGCCAACCACATTGCCCAAAAAGTTGCGGGACCTATTAACTTCCAAAACTTGGACGCTTTAATACCCATCCCGTGGAACCAATCTAAAGAGAAATCTTCTATAGAACCAGGAATTACCCAAACCAACTTCCACCATGAAAAGAGATCCGACCAAACCTTGAACGTCCACTTACAATGCAACAAAAAATGATTGACCGTTTCGACTTCCTCCAAACACCAAACACACAAATTGGAATGAGACGAAGGCAAAATATGTCTCTTAATAAGAACATCATACACGGGTATACTATGTCGAATAGCAAGCCAATGGAATAACATAACCTTAGACGGAACATTGTTACCCCAAACGACTTTTGACCACGTTGGGGGATTAACCGAATTCGAGTAAGCAAGCATTCTAACTGCATCTGAAACAGAGTAAACCCCATCCGGAGCAGCCGACCACAATAAATTGTCTTCCCTCATTAAGTTCAATTGTACAGGAGCTAATAAAAGGGCCATTTCATTTGCTTTTAATGAATTGAAAAGAGACAATGGGCGTGTAAAGCCCAATTCACCCTCACAAAACTTCAGTACATGAGGAGAAAAGGCAGAAAAACATTGGCTAACCTTGATTAGAGGAAAACGGCTTGATTCGAATAAGGAAGGAAATGTGTCTTTTAACAAACCATCAATTAACCAAACATCATGCCAAAATAAGATTTTATCACCATTTCCTACCTTCCATTTCCATACATTAGGACCAACAATTGGATGAAGAGACGGATCGTGTTGCAATTGATTCAAATCTCTCCAAATATGAGAGATTTGAGAAACAAATAAAGGAGAGTCACTATGCATAAGGTCTCTTCCAAAAGAAGACCCGAAAGAGGACGTCACTATAGATTTCCAAAGACAAGGCTTGTTAGAATTGATTTTTGCCCACCATTTAACAAGCATTGCTAGGTTTTTAAAACGAAGGGGAGTGACACCTAGCCCTCCCAAATCTTTGGGAAGACACACCATATCCCATTTAACTAAACACGTCTTCTTTTTAAGACAATCCCCCCCTAAAGAAAATTTCTCCGATAACGTTCTAGTTGTTTGATCACCGCCACCGGAGCTTTATAAATCGACATGTAATGAAGAGGGAGATTAGAGAGAACCGCATTCACCATCACCAAACGACCACCAAAAGAAAGGCATCTACCTTTCCACCCGGCAAGCTTCTTTTTGAACTTATTAACAATAGGATCCCACATAGCAATACGATTAGAATTGAAACCGATTGGGATACCTAGGTACACCATAGGGAAAGTCCCCACTTTGCACTCGAAAATAGCCGAAAAAGTAATCATGtcttctttagaaacatgaatgccATATAAAGTTGTCTTAATAGCATTCATTTGAAGCCCGGATAATTGGAAAAAAAGACCCATTATAAACTTGATACGGTTTAACTcacgaacatttggttgtgcgaaaATGATCGTGTCATCCGCAAATTGCGAATGATTAATAGACAAATTATTACCAAACTTGCAACCTTCCAAGAAACCATTGGCTAAATCTCTTGAGAGGAGTTTACTCAAGATTTCGGTTATGATGATGAACAAAAAAGGCGACAACGGGTCACCTTGGCGAAGGCCCCGGTGCATTACCCCTTCACGAGAAGGAGAGCCATTTAAGAGAACCGAAAATTGGATGTTCGAAATACACGTAGCAATCCAAGAAATGAACTTTGAACCAAACCCCATCTTATGTAAAACCAAGAATAAGAACTCATGGGAAACACAATCATAAGCTTTCGAAAAATCAATCTTAATCAAGATAATAGGAATCTTTTTACTCTTTGCCAAGTGAACAATTTCATTAACCACCATAACACCATCCGTTAAAAGCCTTGAAGGAACGAAACCGTTTTGATTCTCGCTAATAATAGACGGGATTGCTAGTTTTAGTCTATTAGCAATTGTCTTAGAAAGAATCTTATAAGGAGCATTGATCAAACTAATGGGACGCATTTGATTAATGGTTCTTGCCGAATTTGATTTTGGGATCAACACAATGAAAGACGAATTAAATCCTTTTGGAAAGGAAGGTGAGTCATGGAATTGAGCAAACATCTCCATAACATTAACCTCCAAAAAATGCCACCCTTTCTTAAAAAATTGTAACGTGAAGCCATCCGGGCCGGGTGTTTTATTACCATCGAAACCTTTAATAACCAAACAAACCTCATCAACAGAGAACTGCCCTTCAAGAGCAGAACAAACAGACAACGGTACTTGGGCCAGGCCAAGTGAGGCCCAATCCAAATCAATAACAGCATGCATAGATGGAAGGCtgtcaaacaatttttcaaaaaaAGAAACAGCATGTTCTTTAATTAAAGAGGGATCATCAATCCAAGAATCATTGATTTGCATACCTGCAACGTAAGATGACTGTTGACGAATTCGTGCAACAAGATGGAAGAATCTCGAATTTTTATCACCGAGCTTGAGCCAATGGAAACGAGACTGTAACCTCCTTTTCGATTCAATAGTGATGGAAGCTTTCTTCTTGCACAATTTTAAAGCAGTCAATTCTATAATTTCCGATTGAGAGAGATCACGACTTTTGTAAAAAGATTTTAACCTCTTGATTTCTGCTTCAATTAACTTTAGTTTGATGACAACCGTATCTTGATTCGAGGAATTCCAAAGTTTTAAATCTGCTTTTAACAATCTCAACTTTTTGTTGATAACAAACGCCGCCCAACCGTACACACTGTAATCGTTCCATAACTTT of the Rutidosis leptorrhynchoides isolate AG116_Rl617_1_P2 chromosome 5, CSIRO_AGI_Rlap_v1, whole genome shotgun sequence genome contains:
- the LOC139850088 gene encoding SNF2 domain-containing protein CLASSY 3-like, whose protein sequence is MDGQQDEKHRQTSISMLNGPKSEVKVLLASLKACSEGINLVGANRVVLLDVHWNPSAERQAISRAYRLGQEKIVYVYHLVTGLMEGEKYIRQVEKTLLSELVFCSNNKDGSSCKISTSESGDRILEAMVQHERLQHMFEKVIYQPKEADLVNTFGSI